A single Kryptolebias marmoratus isolate JLee-2015 linkage group LG7, ASM164957v2, whole genome shotgun sequence DNA region contains:
- the mfap3l gene encoding microfibrillar-associated protein 3-like codes for MERPRGTTPSLLRRAMRQRLLKMHRAGGSILLVLVSLVAPGAVGAFSADAPGNGTEGGNVTRDGFVPVVFSGASQIIAREGSCVLIDCNVTGDPFPSIQWFNSHGRRLDTETSGGKWWLLDNGVLNITSIEFADRGKYTCMASNVHGSSNCTVTLRVVFTNGDMGIYYVVVCLVTFTIIMILNITRLCMMSSHLKKTEKAINEFFRTEGAEKLQKAFEIAKRIPIITSAKTLELAKVTQFKTMEFARYIEELARSIPLPPLIMNCRTFMEEILEVVGVEEMRHTFLRHATEGRHDVPSRLSSIGVRDVFTILQVRDRERSESPAADSDNSSVQEQPQHIAIQASVHPPLDTGGYCGVEPPQQPEAPPSPPPPASPPPLPAPVKLEEQSEAEADKPADQSPPCQVFYESHV; via the exons ATGGAGCGGCCGAGAGGAACGACACCGTCTCTTCTCCGCCGGGCGATGCGCCAACGGCTTCTGAAAATGCACCGGGCCGGCGGGTCCATCCTCCTCGTCCTGGTGTCTCTCGTGGCCCCTGGCGCCGTGGGGGCCTTCTCTGCGGACGCGCCGGGGAACGGCACGGAGGGCGGCAACGTGACGCGCGACGGGTTCGTCCCGGTTGTGTTCAGCGGAGCGAGCCAGATAATCGCCCGCGAGGGCAGCTGCGTGCTGATCGACTGTAACGTCACCGGAGACCCGTTTCCCAGCATTCAGTGGTTCAACTCGCACGGACGCCGCCTGGACACGGAGACAAGTG gtggGAAGTGGTGGCTGCTGGACAACGGGGTCCTCAACATCACCAGCATCGAGTTTGCAGACCGCGGGAAGTACACCTGCATGGCGTCCAACGTCCACGGCAGCTCCAACTGCACAGTGACCCTGCGGGTGGTCTTCACCAACGGCGACATGGGCATCTACTACGTGGTGGTGTGTCTGGTCACCTTCACCATCATCATGATCCTGAACATCACGCGCCTCTGCATGATGAGCAGCCACCTGAAGAAGACGGAGAAAGCCATCAACGAATTCTTCCGCACCGAGGGCGCCGAGAAGCTCCAGAAGGCCTTCGAGATCGCCAAGAGGATCCCCATCATCACCTCGGCCAAGACGCTGGAGCTGGCCAAGGTGACGCAGTTCAAGACCATGGAGTTCGCGCGGTACATTGAGGAGCTGGCTCGCAGCATCCCGCTGCCACCGCTCATCATGAACTGCCGCACCTTCATGGAGGAGATCCTGGAGGTGGTCGGCGTGGAGGAGATGAGGCACACCTTCCTCAGGCACGCCACTGAGGGGCGCCACGACGTGCCGAGCCGGCTCTCCTCCATCGGGGTGCGGGACGTCTTCACCATCCTGCAGGTGAGGGACAGGGAGCGCAGCGAGTCGCCCGCCGCCGACTCAGACAACTCCTCCGTCCAGGAGCAGCCGCAGCACATCGCCATCCAGGCGTCGGTCCACCCGCCGCTCGACACCGGGGGTTACTGCGGCGTGGAGCCTCCACAGCAGCCAGAGGCCCCGCCGTCTCCGCCGCCCCCCGCCTCCCCACCACCGCTGCCGGCCCCCGTTAAGCTGGAGGAGCAGAGCGAAGCCGAGGCTGACAAACCGGCCGATCAGAGCCCTCCCTGCCAGGTGTTTTATGAAAGCCATGTGTGA